In Asterias amurensis chromosome 4, ASM3211899v1, one genomic interval encodes:
- the LOC139935941 gene encoding trace amine-associated receptor 8-like produces MAFSENVTDQLLSSDTMKDGFTNQTSLYTYGARVAIATTVLVISLMGIVGNAIVLIAVAVSCRLQTVTNIFVANLSVADFLMSVCALFNTVILIIQGGPPTSLDFLCRATAFFSPVMAGVIMFSIASIAVNRMLLITKRSSIYRKIYTTNKLVPMVSFLWLFPTAITALLLATGVGQLNFNKNVHVCLDDSEHHLSGLYKIILAGVFFPVPVTVTLISYALIFVFIQRHFKNERRVCSTNFSTRTSSQEQSTVEQPVINQTKRKKRIHKHQIEITKNLFIVSCVCFILPLPNCVFIMLELDNLFLYGVIFLFANSAVNPMLYGAKHPMFKEVMLCILRCRWSAIPEPSRILKYFLLTGKR; encoded by the coding sequence ATGGCGTTTTCAGAGAATGTTACTGATCAGCTATTGTCGTCTGACACCATGAAGGATGGCTTCACCAACCAAACTTCATTGTATACCTATGGAGCCAGAGTGGCTATTGCAACTACTGTACTCGTCATTTCCCTGATGGGGATCGTCGGCAATGCAATTGTTCTGATTGCTGTTGCAGTGTCATGCCGGCTCCAGACAGTCACAAATATCTTTGTGGCCAATCTCAGCGTTGCAGATTTCCTGATGAGCGTCTGTGCCTTGTTCAACACTGTCATTTTAATAATCCAAGGCGGACCGCCCACATCACTTGATTTCCTGTGCCGCGCTACGGCATTCTTCTCTCCCGTcatggcaggggtgattatgtTCAGCATTGCCTCTATCGCAGtcaatcgaatgctactcataACAAAACGCTCATCTATCTACCGCAAAATATACACCACCAACAAACTGGTACCAATGGTGTCATTTCTTTGGCTGTTTCCAACAGCGATAACGGCGCTGTTGCTTGCAACAGGGGTTGGGCAGCTTAACTTCAACAAAAACGTCCATGTATGCTTAGACGACAGTGAACATCACTTGTCAGGTCTCTATAAGATCATTTTGGCTGGGGTCTTCTTCCCAGTGCCAGTAACTGTAACTCTTATATCTTATGCTCTCATCTTTGTGTTCATCCAACGCCACTTCAAGAATGAGCGACGAGTATGCAGTACTAACTTCTCCACTCGTACAAGTTCTCAAGAACAAAGTACGGTGGAGCAACCGGTGATCAATCAAACAAAGCGTAAGAAGCGTATCCACAAGCACCAGATTGAGATTACCAAAAACCTCTTCATTGTTTCCTGTGTTTGCTTCATCCTTCCGCTTCCCAACTGTGTCTTCATCATGCTGGAATTGGATAATCTCTTCTTGTATGGCGTAATATTCCTCTTTGCCAACAGTGCAGTCAACCCGATGCTCTACGGAGCCAAGCACCCTATGTTCAAGGAGGTCATGCTCTGTATACTCCGCTGTAGATGGTCCGCAATCCCTGAACCATCTCGAATTCTCAAGTACTTTCTTTTAACGGGAAAAAGATGA